In Leptolyngbya sp. KIOST-1, one DNA window encodes the following:
- a CDS encoding rhodanese-like domain-containing protein produces the protein MPVLSTFPPRLWAAARPVAWWGIKHWIQRSFPEVSSLTPQNLDHWLSQGNAPIPILLDVRRDDEFAVSHLPGAYSAPDLKAALALDLARDRPIVAYCSVGYRSARLAAQLKAAGYTQVYNLAGSLFQWANDGRSLVQAGQPTSVVHPYNRCWGLLLRPGLAALPHSPPAAEE, from the coding sequence ATGCCTGTCCTCTCGACGTTCCCCCCCCGGCTGTGGGCCGCTGCCCGCCCGGTAGCCTGGTGGGGGATAAAGCACTGGATACAGCGATCCTTTCCGGAGGTGTCCAGCCTGACGCCCCAGAATCTTGACCACTGGTTGAGCCAGGGCAACGCCCCTATACCTATTTTGCTCGATGTACGCCGAGACGATGAATTTGCGGTTAGCCATCTGCCTGGAGCCTACTCTGCCCCCGACCTGAAGGCCGCGCTGGCCCTGGACCTAGCCCGCGATCGCCCGATTGTGGCCTACTGCTCGGTGGGATATCGATCGGCTCGGCTGGCGGCTCAGCTAAAGGCGGCGGGCTACACCCAGGTATACAACCTGGCCGGGTCCCTTTTTCAGTGGGCCAACGACGGGCGATCGCTCGTCCAGGCGGGGCAACCCACATCGGTGGTACACCCCTACAACCGGTGCTGGGGGCTGCTGCTCAGGCCAGGGCTGGCTGCCCTGCCCCATTCTCCCCCTGCCGCCGAGGAGTAG
- a CDS encoding transporter substrate-binding protein encodes MTQPTSTAPIRVGVLHSITGPMAFSEAPLVDAALMAIDEINQAGGVLGRPIIPQIGDGASDPGGFAAAAQHLLTVNRVDAIFGGWTSMSRKAVLPVLEAHNCLLWYPVHYEGLEQSPWVFYTGSCLNQQVEPALDWLLGQGYRRLFLLGSDHLFPRVTHKVLKGQLKHRQGSIVAETYLPLGATDFSDTVEAILAAQPDAVFSTLNGASNLPFYRQCQAQGLSPDRIPILTVSIGELELRQIGAAAAGHYACWSYFQSLETAANQSFVARFKQRYGSDRVTTDSIEAAYTQVYLWRAAVIAAQTTATDPVRQAAYHQRWAAPSGTVCCEPNHHLQKRCHVGQAQVDGQFRIVYSSPGPIRPQPWLGMEDQDFPTAAVVVEMLGEVSTCVQSSWELEQQSQRLEQALTQLRQEVAQRQQAEAALRAANAEITSLNQALQADNSRMSAELSVARQIQRMVLPRPEELAAIADLEIAGFMDAATEVGGDYYDVLSDDEHPGQAMLAIGDVTGHGLESGVLMIMAQTAVRTLQALGVQRGNLDPAKAFQALNTVLYQNRLRMGSQRHLSLALLDYCEGTLTISGQHEEVIVVRNGRAERVDTLDLGYPVGLIADITPFVAQYRLTLAVGDGVVLYSDGITEAENSQREFYGLDRLVATVQRAWNGSAQAIEAAVIEDVQAHVKGHTVYDDITLVVLKRRA; translated from the coding sequence ATGACACAGCCAACATCGACTGCCCCCATTCGGGTGGGCGTTCTCCACTCTATAACCGGGCCGATGGCGTTCAGCGAGGCTCCCCTGGTAGACGCCGCTCTGATGGCCATTGACGAAATCAACCAGGCTGGAGGGGTGCTGGGCCGCCCGATCATCCCCCAGATTGGGGACGGGGCCTCCGACCCCGGTGGCTTTGCCGCCGCCGCGCAACACCTGCTGACGGTAAACAGGGTAGACGCAATTTTTGGCGGCTGGACCTCCATGAGTCGCAAGGCGGTGCTGCCGGTGCTGGAGGCCCACAATTGCCTGCTCTGGTACCCCGTCCACTACGAGGGCTTAGAGCAGTCGCCCTGGGTGTTTTATACCGGGTCCTGCCTCAACCAGCAGGTGGAGCCAGCCCTGGACTGGTTGCTGGGCCAGGGCTACCGCCGCCTGTTTTTGCTGGGGTCTGACCACCTGTTCCCCCGCGTTACTCACAAAGTGCTGAAGGGCCAGCTCAAACACCGCCAGGGCAGCATTGTGGCCGAAACCTACCTGCCCCTGGGAGCGACTGACTTTAGCGATACGGTTGAAGCAATTTTGGCGGCCCAGCCCGATGCTGTGTTCAGCACCCTGAATGGCGCCAGCAACCTGCCGTTTTATCGCCAGTGCCAGGCCCAGGGGCTCAGCCCCGATCGCATTCCTATTCTGACCGTCAGCATCGGTGAGCTGGAGCTGCGACAGATTGGCGCGGCAGCGGCCGGACACTATGCCTGCTGGAGCTACTTTCAAAGCCTGGAAACCGCTGCCAACCAGAGCTTTGTGGCGCGCTTTAAGCAGCGCTATGGGAGCGATCGCGTCACCACTGACTCCATTGAGGCCGCCTACACCCAGGTTTACCTGTGGCGGGCTGCCGTCATCGCCGCCCAAACCACCGCCACCGACCCGGTGCGCCAGGCCGCCTACCACCAGCGCTGGGCCGCCCCCAGTGGCACCGTCTGCTGCGAGCCCAACCACCACCTGCAAAAGCGCTGTCATGTGGGGCAGGCCCAGGTCGACGGTCAGTTTCGGATTGTCTACTCCAGCCCTGGCCCCATCCGCCCTCAGCCCTGGCTGGGGATGGAGGATCAGGACTTTCCCACAGCGGCGGTGGTGGTGGAGATGCTGGGGGAGGTATCTACCTGTGTGCAGTCCAGCTGGGAACTGGAGCAGCAATCGCAGCGGCTGGAGCAGGCCCTGACCCAGCTGCGCCAGGAGGTGGCCCAGCGACAGCAGGCCGAGGCTGCCCTGCGGGCCGCCAACGCCGAAATCACCAGCCTCAACCAGGCTCTCCAGGCCGACAACAGCCGCATGAGTGCCGAACTGTCGGTAGCCCGCCAGATTCAGCGTATGGTGCTGCCCCGGCCCGAGGAACTGGCGGCGATCGCCGATCTGGAGATAGCCGGGTTTATGGATGCCGCCACCGAGGTGGGGGGCGACTACTACGACGTTTTGTCGGACGACGAGCACCCGGGCCAGGCTATGCTGGCCATCGGCGATGTCACCGGCCACGGTCTGGAGAGCGGCGTGCTGATGATTATGGCTCAAACCGCCGTGCGGACCCTGCAGGCGCTGGGGGTACAGCGGGGCAACCTCGATCCGGCTAAAGCCTTTCAGGCGCTCAATACCGTGCTCTATCAAAACCGACTGCGAATGGGGTCGCAGCGCCACCTCTCCCTAGCTCTGCTTGACTATTGCGAGGGAACGCTCACCATCAGTGGCCAGCACGAGGAGGTGATTGTGGTGCGCAACGGCAGGGCCGAGCGGGTCGACACCCTGGACCTGGGCTACCCCGTCGGTTTGATTGCGGACATCACCCCCTTTGTGGCCCAGTACCGCCTGACCCTGGCGGTGGGCGATGGCGTGGTGCTCTACAGCGACGGCATCACTGAAGCTGAAAACAGCCAGCGCGAATTCTACGGCCTCGATCGCCTGGTTGCCACCGTGCAGCGCGCCTGGAACGGTTCCGCCCAGGCGATCGAGGCCGCCGTGATCGAGGATGTCCAAGCCCATGTGAAAGGTCATACCGTCTATGACGACATCACCCTGGTGGTCCTCAAACGCCGCGCCTAG
- a CDS encoding TIGR04282 family arsenosugar biosynthesis glycosyltransferase: MLFTRYPEPGRTKTRLIPQLGAMGAAAVQRQMTEYVLGQVQVAAQQLPLAVEVHFAGGNGEQMQAWLGVAGVYYPQAQGGLGDRLIAAFSQSFDQGRPGAIAIGSDCPALTARHLGMAIEALHQVDVVLGPATDGGYYLIGLRQLNRALFAAIDWGTDRVLEQTLAAAKAQGLSVELLPPLTDIDRPEDLPQWEAIVGGSG, translated from the coding sequence ATGCTGTTTACCCGCTACCCCGAACCGGGCCGTACCAAAACCCGCCTGATACCCCAGCTGGGGGCGATGGGGGCGGCGGCGGTGCAGCGCCAGATGACCGAGTATGTGCTGGGGCAGGTGCAGGTCGCCGCCCAGCAATTGCCCCTGGCCGTGGAGGTTCACTTTGCCGGTGGGAATGGGGAGCAGATGCAGGCCTGGCTGGGGGTAGCGGGAGTTTACTACCCCCAGGCCCAGGGGGGACTGGGCGATCGCCTGATCGCTGCCTTTAGCCAAAGTTTTGACCAGGGCCGACCGGGGGCGATCGCCATTGGCAGCGATTGCCCTGCCCTGACGGCCCGCCACCTGGGAATGGCGATCGAGGCGCTGCACCAGGTGGATGTCGTGCTTGGCCCCGCCACCGACGGCGGCTACTACCTGATTGGCCTGCGGCAGCTTAACCGGGCGCTGTTTGCCGCGATCGACTGGGGCACCGACCGGGTGCTGGAGCAGACCCTCGCTGCCGCTAAGGCCCAGGGCCTCAGCGTAGAGCTACTGCCCCCCCTCACCGACATCGATCGGCCCGAGGATCTGCCCCAGTGGGAGGCGATCGTGGGCGGGTCGGGCTGA
- a CDS encoding diguanylate cyclase domain-containing protein, whose translation MPPTMAPDPSTDPPSLLDLPEVLRENEQLRQDNQQLRQENEDLRIALLTTAEHGDLIEADLHSTNQRLQAEMAERLRAEATLKTLVDLISRQKADLEIIMHTIMEHGDTLDTQWHQKFCAAMVRADIDGLTQIHNRRRFDEYLVQQWQDMAREQSPLAVILCDLDAFKIYNDTYGHLAGDTCLVQVATVLRHCLHHASDMVARYGGEEFVAILPRTTLAEAQVVAQRIQREVLGLRIPHQFSTVAPVVTVSIGVAGTIPQPHTSSADLLQRADEQLYQAKRLGKNQIFSASV comes from the coding sequence ATGCCCCCTACCATGGCCCCCGACCCGTCCACTGATCCCCCGTCTCTATTGGACCTACCCGAGGTGCTTCGGGAAAACGAGCAGCTGCGCCAGGACAATCAGCAGCTGCGCCAGGAGAACGAAGACCTCCGCATCGCCCTGCTGACCACCGCTGAACACGGCGACCTGATCGAGGCCGATCTGCACAGCACCAACCAGCGCCTCCAGGCCGAGATGGCTGAGCGCCTGCGGGCCGAGGCCACCCTCAAAACCCTGGTGGATCTAATCTCGCGCCAAAAGGCCGATCTGGAGATCATCATGCACACCATCATGGAGCATGGCGATACCCTCGACACCCAGTGGCACCAAAAGTTTTGCGCTGCCATGGTGCGCGCCGACATCGACGGGCTGACCCAAATTCATAACCGCCGCCGGTTTGATGAGTACCTGGTGCAGCAGTGGCAGGACATGGCGCGGGAGCAAAGTCCGCTGGCGGTAATTCTCTGCGACCTCGACGCCTTTAAGATCTACAACGACACCTACGGCCACCTGGCGGGAGACACCTGCCTGGTGCAGGTGGCCACTGTGCTGCGCCACTGCCTGCACCACGCCAGCGATATGGTGGCCCGCTACGGGGGGGAGGAATTTGTGGCTATTTTGCCTCGCACCACCCTGGCCGAGGCCCAGGTGGTAGCCCAGCGCATCCAGCGGGAAGTCTTAGGGTTGCGGATTCCCCATCAGTTTTCCACTGTGGCCCCGGTGGTTACAGTCAGCATCGGCGTCGCTGGCACCATTCCCCAACCCCACACCAGTAGCGCCGATCTGCTGCAACGGGCCGACGAGCAGCTGTATCAGGCTAAGCGGCTGGGAAAAAACCAAATTTTCTCGGCCAGTGTTTGA